The Plutella xylostella chromosome 9, ilPluXylo3.1, whole genome shotgun sequence genome has a segment encoding these proteins:
- the LOC105392584 gene encoding uncharacterized protein LOC105392584 isoform X2: MARTLVALAALLLLAVAGADAKKSGARVEPQIEEVTAKQLERVLADKDFVAVFWYARSCVTCDKVLEELEKIDDDTDTFGVDFVKINDKRLAKQYGITKFPALTYFREKEPIIYEGDLMDEESVLDFLTSLEAMDLPDRIEEVNQKILAKIIEDTDYVAVLFYKPECKRCAKALQELENIDDEADQLGIGFVKIHDEELAEEYSLGELPRLVYYRHEIPIIYEGELSKEEDVLEWLIANKSTGDEEDVIEDVTAKTLNTLIGNVDNLVVLFYNNDDEDSMTVLAELEKIDDDCDRHGIQFVKIDDEKATEAFGIESVPAIVYYEKQIPNVYDGDLENEEEILEWLVGQLEKDEIEDVTDEMLDRLIKDGKTVAVLFYDNNDRKSQKVLNELENIDDECDQLGIAFVKIDNNDEAAEYGIEKIPTLLYFEKGIPTYYEGNLEEEEKVLEWLHYQTESDEIEDITDEMLDLIIEKMHYVAVLFYDKDQKKSQKVLAELENIDDECDQNDIAFVKIDDDKEAKEYGIETIPTMVLFEKGIPHIYEGDLMKEDDLLGWLLHQKRHSEIPEVTDEMMDKLIETTPYLAVIFYDKEDKQDIRILNELENIDDELEKEGIVIVRMDNEEEAKEFGIDHLPTLVYFEENIPAIYEGDLMNEDEVLNWLIEQKNSATIEEVTDEILTDLIDEHEYVVVYFSGKCEEGEECDNILDELENIDDELDETGIIFVTTEDLVLAKKYGIKTFPTLVFFRNKDPLVYKGDIEDEDEVLSWLTDEDTLEIPGKIEEVNSKMLEKILEENDHVVVFFYQEGDKKSQKILSELENIDDECEEKDIDFVKTSDEGVEKEYDLPELPALAFYRHKFRTIYEGDLMYEEAILKWVLELLDTQPDVIENVDRKTLKDLITDVEHLAVFFYTDDCDTCDEVLQELETIDDDTDKQGIQFVKSKDAKLASDIGIFSFPALVYYETGVPIMYDGDLMKEKKVLQWLVEQKSEDSPRQKNKAFSKTKTSADVDKKSSGNLKGKLKTDNKPEWKTMGTLKVRFPGDKNTKRQEGRRKQNDIDDDNDNDDDDDDDDDDDDDDDDDDDDDEDDDEDEDDDDDDDEDDDDDDEDDDDDDDNDDDDDDDETDNTPALKKTWKKMGNLKVRFPTTIKPKAEKKPQTKKDDDNDDDDDDNDNDDDDNDDDDDDDDDDDDDNEDDEDDDDDDENDDDDDDDDDDDNDDDDDNNDEDSEDEKVKKGKKRVPKKSGKSSKKSRDNDDDEDDDDDDDDDDDDDDDDDDDDDSFFGRIKRMFTGNLLDESEVLEWMVKQKEDESIEEIDRETLFKYIETKEFLAIIFFKEDDPESPRILRHVELIDDEAAEYGIKIAKCSDRLMAKKYGYRNPPGITYFRKGKYINYDGDIDDEEEILDWLTNPENMELTDHIERVNRKMFQKIRQTSDYTAVFFYSNDCKQCPRVLAEIEHIDDDADGAGINFVKIDDRAMAKEYGVFALPAVLFFKMGSKDPVIYAGDLYDEQQLLSWLLTQKNPAGDVIEELEGQALKDLIEESGSLAVYFWNKTLCDICNSKAMRKAMKKKASTVDEEEAQEQDDAPDCEQCAGILEELENIDDDCDRHEIKFVKTQDYAIAENYGVTDFPVLVYFESNIPNVYEGSLAEEEEVLQWLITQKTEDRIELITRVMLEHMVEETQYLAVYFYKLNCHICDAILEGLEKIDDECDVYGIHMVKIQDPQLAKRYSIKTFPAMVYFRNGNPLLFEGDLQNEESILEWLIDDDNRELADEIESVNERMLERLLQESTLLVVFFYDDEDCPECEEILEELELIDGEVDQFGIDFVKIASTEAAAKYNVVNIPSLVYFRKQVPMLYDGDLYQVDRVLGWLTSQDVFEIKNEIEEVNRKMLDKLLEENEFLAVYFYEKSPESRAVMDKLENIDSETDNLDITFVKMHDPRYARKWGVTKLPAIVYFRKRFPSIYRGDLLSEEEVLDWLRKNRFRQPELNIFMYALIALSIAFIMYTAFLLQCFKPQPPAPAPHPKQA; encoded by the exons ATGGCTCGGACGCTGGTGGCCCTCGCGGCCCTACTGCTGCTCGCCGTCGCCGGCGCCGACGCGAAAAAATCCGGCGCGCGTGTCGAGCCGCAGATCGAGGAGGTCACCGCCAAACAGTTGGAGCGAGTGCTAGCCGACAAGGATTTCGTTGCGGTGTTCTGGT ATGCCCGAAGTTGCGTGACATGTGACAAGGTGTTGGAAGAGCTGGAGAAGATAGACGACGACACGGACACCTTCGGCGTAGACTTCGTGAAGATCAACGACAAGCGGCTGGCGAAGCAGTATGGCATCACGAAATTCCCCGCCCTCACGTACTTCCGTGAGAAGGAACCGATTATTTACGAAG GAGATCTCATGGACGAAGAGAGCGTCCTGGATTTCTTGACGAGTTTAGAGGCAATGGACCTACCTGATAGAATAGAAGAAGTAAACCAAAAGATCCTTGCAAAGATCATTGAGGACACCGATTACGTTGCTGTTCTATTCT ACAAGCCTGAGTGTAAGAGATGTGCGAAAGCCCTGCAAGAGTTGGAGAACATTGATGATGAAGCCGACCAGCTCGGCATCGGCTTCGTCAAGATCCACGATGAGGAGCTGGCCGAGGAGTACAGTCTTGGAGAGCTGCCAAGACTCGTGTACTACAGGCACGAAATACCTATCATCTACGAAG GCGAACTGAGTAAAGAAGAGGACGTGCTGGAATGGCTGATCGCCAACAAGTCGACTGGGGACGAGGAAGATGTCATAGAAGACGTCACGGCTAAAACTCTCAACACCCTCATCGGAAACGTCGATAACCTTGTCGTCCTGTTCT aCAACAATGACGACGAAGACTCAATGACTGTTCTGGCCGAGTTGGAGAAGATCGACGACGACTGTGACCGTCATGGAATCCAGTTTGTCAAGATTGATGATGAGAAGGCGACTGAGGCTTTCGGCATTGAAAGCGTTCCTGCCATTGTCTACTACGAGAAACAGATCCCTAATGTTTACGACG GCGATCTGGAAAATGAGGAAGAAATCTTGGAATGGCTTGTTGGACAACTGGAAAAGGATGAAATTGAAGATGTAACTGATGAAATGTTGGACCGTCTGATCAAGGATGGCAAAACTGTCGCAGTACTATTTT ATGACAACAACGATCGCAAGTCACAGAAAGTACTGAATGAATTGGAAAACATTGACGATGAATGTGACCAACTAGGCATTGCGTTTGTGAAGATTGATAACAACGATGAAGCAGCGGAATATGGCATTGAAAAGATTCCCACACTATTATACTTCGAAAAGGGTATCCCCACATACTATGAAGGAAACCTTGAAGAGGAAGAGAAAGTACTTGAATGGCTCCACTACCAAACAGAGAGCGATGAAATAGAGGATATCACAGACGAAATGCTGGATCTCATCATAGAAAAAATGCACTACGTTGCTGTTCTTTTCT ACGACAAGGACCAGAAAAAAAGTCAGAAGGTCTTGGCTGAACTTGAGAACATTGATGATGAATGTGATCAAAATGACATCGCTTTTGTGAAGATTGACGATGACAAAGAAGCGAAGGAATACGGCATTGAGACCATTCCAACTATGGTCCTTTTCGAAAAGGGTATTCCCCACATTTATGAAGGTGATCTTATGAAGGAAGACGACCTCCTTGGCTGGTTGCTTCACCAAAAAAGGCACAGTGAAATCCCAGAGGTTACGGATGAAATGATGGATAAATTGATTGAGACTACTCCTTATTTGGCTGTTATATTCT ATGACAAAGAGGATAAACAAGACATCAGAATTCTAAATGAGCTCGAAAATATTGATGATGAACTAGAAAAGGAGGGCATCGTTATTGTTCGAATGGACAATGAGGAAGAAGCGAAGGAATTCGGTATTGACCATCTTCCGACCTTGGTGTATTTCGAAGAAAACATCCCAGCCATTTACGAAGGAGATCTGATGAATGAAGATGAAGTACTCAATTGGCTAATTGAACAGAAGAACAGTGCTACTATTGAAGAGGTTACTGATGAAATTCTGACAGACCTCATTGATGAACATGAATACGTCGTCGTTTACTTCA GTGGCAAATGTGAGGAGGGTGAAGAGTGTGATAATATTTTAGATGAACTGGAAAACATAGATGATGAACTTGATGAGACCGGTATAATTTTTGTTACAACCGAAGATTTGGTTCTGGCCAAGAAATACGGAATCAAGACCTTCCCAACTCTAGTTTTCTTCAGGAACAAGGATCCGCTGGTTTACAaag GTGATATCGAAGATGAAGATGAGGTGTTATCATGGTTGACAGATGAAGATACTCTAGAAATTCCCGGTAAAATTGAGGAAGTGAACTCAAAGATGTTGGAAAAAATCCTAGAGGAAAACGATCACGTTGTTGTATTCTTCT ATCAGGAAGGTGACAAGAAAtctcaaaaaatattaagtgaGTTGGAAAACATTGACGATGAATGTGAAGAGAAGGACATTGATTTTGTCAAGACATCGGACGAAGGCGTTGAGAAAGAGTACGATCTACCGGAACTGCCAGCCCTTGCTTTCTACAGGCACAAGTTCAGGACTATCTACGAGGGTGACCTTATGTACGAAGAGGCCATTTTGAAATGGGTGTTAGAACTCCTTGATACTCAACCTGATGTTATTGAGAATGTGGACAGAAAGACTTTGAAAGACCTTATTACTGACGTGGAGCACCTTGCTGTTTTCTTCT ACACTGATGACTGTGACACTTGCGATGAAGTACTGCAGGAGTTGGAGACCATCGATGACGACACAGACAAACAGGGCATCCAGTTTGTTAAGTCGAAGGACGCTAAATTGGCCTCGGATATTGGTATTTTCAGCTTCCCCGCCTTGGTATACTATGAGACCGGTGTTCCGATTATGTACGACG GTGACttaatgaaagaaaaaaaggtTCTTCAGTGGCTTGTAGAACAAAAAA GTGAAGATAGTCCTCGACAAAAAAACAAAGCTTTTTCTAAAACAAAGACCAGTGCAGATGTTGATAAAAAATCCTCAGGGAATCTTAAAGGTAAACTGAAAACTGATAATAAACCTGAATGGAAAACAATGGGTACATTAAAAGTAAGATTCCCCGGAGATAAGAATACAAAACGCCAAGAAGGCCGCCGAAAACAAAATGACATAGAcgatgacaatgacaatgacgacgacgacgatgatgacgatgatgatgacgatgatgatgacgacgatgacgatgatgatgaagacgatgatgaagatgaagacgatgatgatgatgatgatgaggacgatgacgatgatgacgaggacgatgatgatgatgatgacaatgacgacgatgatgatgatgacgagaCAGATAATACACCAgcactaaaaaaaacttggaAAAAAATGGGAAACTTAAAAGTAAGGTTTCCAACCACCATAAAACCGAAAGCTGAAAAAAAACCACAGACAAAAAAGGACGATGACAATGacgatgatgacgatgacaatgacaatgatGACGATGACAATGATGACGACGATGACGACGATGACGATGACGACGATGACAATGAAGACGATGAggatgatgacgatgacgatgaaaacgacgacgatgatgatgatgatgacgatgacgacaatgatgatgatgatgacaataATGATGAGGACAGCGAGGatgaaaaagtaaaaaaggGAAAGAAAAGAGTTCCAAAAAAGTCAGGTAAAAGCTCAAAGAAGAGTCGAGATAACGATGACGATGAggacgatgatgatgacgacgacgacgatgatgatgatgatgatgacgacgatgatgatgatgatagttttTTTGGTCGAATTAAGAGAATGTTCACAG GTAACCTATTGGACGAATCGGAAGTCCTAGAATGGATGGTAAAACAGAAGGAAGATGAAAGTATAGAGGAGATCGATAGGGAAACATTATTCAAGTACATTGAGACGAAAGAATTCTTagctattatatttt TCAAAGAAGATGATCCAGAGAGTCCGAGAATACTTAGGCACGTGGAGCTAATTGACGATGAGGCCGCCGAGTACGGCATAAAGATAGCCAAGTGCAGCGACCGCCTCATGGCCAAGAAATACGGCTACAGGAACCCGCCAGGTATCACATACTTCAGGAAAGGGAAATACATCAACTACGACGGGGATATTGATGACGAAGAAGAAATCCTCGACTGGCTGACCAACCCCGAAAATATGGAGCTAACAGATCACATTGAGAGAGTCAACAGAAAGATGTTCCAGAAGATACGACAGACGTCGGACTATACAGCTGTATTCTTTT ACAGTAATGACTGCAAACAGTGTCCCAGAGTACTGGCTGAGATCGAACACATAGATGACGACGCGGATGGAGCTGGCATCAATTTCGTCAAGATTGACGACAGGGCGATGGCCAAGGAATATGGTGTCTTTGCACTGCCTGCTGTTCTTTTCTTCAAGATGGGATCTAAAGATCCAGTTATCTATGCTG gAGATTTATATGACGAGCAGCAACTGCTGAGCTGGCTGCTAACGCAGAAGAATCCAGCCGGCGACGTCATAGAAGAACTTGAAGGACAAGCTTTGAAAGATCTGATTGAGGAATCTGGATCCTTAGCTGTCTACTTTT GGAACAAAACGTTGTGTGACATTTGCAATTCGAAAGCAATGCGAAAGGCGATGAAAAAGAAAGCGAGCACGGTTGACGAAGAGGAGGCTCAGGAACAGGATG ATGCCCCGGATTGTGAACAATGCGCTGGGATCCTCGAGGAACTAGAGAACATTGATGATGATTGCGACAGGCATGAAATCAAATTCGTAAAAACGCAAGACTATGCAATTGCCGAAAACTACGGTGTTACCGATTTCCCAGTTCTTGTGTACTTTGAGAGCAATATTCCGAATGTATATGAAGGATCTCTAGCCGAAGAAGAGGAAGTTTTGCAGTGGCTGATTACGCAGAAAACCGAGGATCGTATCGAACTCATAACGCGAGTCATGTTGGAACACATGGTAGAGGAAACGCAGTATTTAGCTGTTTACTTTT ACAAACTTAACTGCCACATTTGCGATGCTATACTGGAGGGTCTCGAAAAGATAGACGACGAATGTGACGTATACGGCATACACATGGTCAAGATCCAAGACCCACAGTTGGCTAAACGCTATTCGATAAAAACATTCCCAGCAATGGTATATTTCAG aaaTGGAAATCCTCTTCTGTTCGAGGGAGATTTGCAAAATGAAGAATCTATTTTGGAATGGCTCATCGATGACGACAACCGTGAACTAGCCGACGAAATAGAATCAGTCAATGAAAGAATGTTGGAGAGGCTACTGCAGGAATCTACTCTGCTTGTTGTATTTTTCT atgatgatgaagattgCCCAGAATGCGAAGAGATCCTCGAAGAGCTTGAACTGATAGACGGTGAGGTCGACCAATTTGGCATTGATTTCGTGAAAATAGCAAGCACAGAAGCTGCCGCTAAATACAACGTCGTTAATATACCGTCTCTTGTCTACTTCCGTAAGCAAGTGCCGATGCTGTACGATGGAGATTTGTACCAAGTGGACAGAGTCCTCGGCTGGTTAACTTCTCAGGATGTTTTTGAGATCAAAAACGAAATTGAGGAGGTCAACCGCAAAATGTTGGACAAACTTTTGGAGGAGAACGAATTCTTAGCTGTTTACTTCT ATGAAAAATCTCCTGAAAGCCGTGCCGTTATGGACAAGCTCGAGAACATTGATAGTGAAACTGACAACTTGGACATTACGTTCGTCAAAATGCACGACCCTCGATACGCTCGCAAATGGGGCGTCACCAAACTGCCTGCCATCGTGTACTTCAGGAAACGCTTCCCAAGCATATACAGAG GTGACTTGCTGTCTGAAGAAGAAGTCCTAGACTGGCTTCGGAAGAACAGATTCAGACAGCCAGAGCTGAACATATTCATGTACGCTCTGATAGCGCTGTCGATAGCTTTCATCATGTACACTGCGTTCTTACTGCAGTGCTTCAAACCGCAGCcgcctgcgcccgcgccgcatCCCAAGCAAGCGTGA